In a genomic window of Vicinamibacterales bacterium:
- a CDS encoding serine hydrolase domain-containing protein — MQRTVWSASSVAIAAVVACALAPARPAAQAASAAAEVDRVFARFTAATPGCAVGVGLDGAPVLARGYGTADLEHDVPIGPDTIFEAGSVSKQFTAAAVMALVQDGALSLDDPVRKYIPELPDYGTPLTIRHMLTHTSGLRDWGSLAGIAGWPRTTRVHTHAHVLEIVGRQKATNFVPGTHWSYSNTGYNLAAILVGRVSGQSFADFTKARLFDPLGMTKTSWRDDHTRIVKGRAIGYDETDGVFHTDMPFETVHGNGGLLTTVGDLLRWTEHLQHPASGDAAAVAAMQTPTAFSDGTGHGYGLGLMLDTRRGVRQIDHSGSTAGYLAHLVRYPDQGVAVAVLCNVDSAAATQKAYEVADVYLARKTTLAPPITARYTLTAQDVGTIEGLYRSRLDGRPVAIVRDGASVRIERGPVLHAQSATRFQTASGQTWTFDGHGHVRSSDRYDVVDYDRVPPAAPSAAALAALAGRYTSDEIETTLGVVVEGGTLVVTRRPDTRLPLTPAYADAFTAPGLGLVIVRRDAAGAVTALSVVQDRVWDLRFERQPAGADPSR, encoded by the coding sequence ATGCAGCGCACCGTCTGGTCGGCGTCGAGCGTGGCAATCGCGGCGGTCGTGGCGTGCGCCCTGGCGCCGGCGCGTCCGGCCGCCCAGGCGGCGAGCGCCGCGGCCGAGGTGGACCGCGTCTTCGCGCGCTTCACCGCGGCCACGCCGGGATGCGCCGTCGGCGTCGGTCTGGACGGCGCGCCGGTGCTGGCCCGCGGCTACGGGACCGCCGACCTCGAGCACGACGTGCCGATCGGGCCCGACACGATCTTCGAGGCCGGGTCGGTGTCCAAGCAGTTCACGGCGGCCGCCGTGATGGCGCTGGTCCAGGACGGCGCGTTGTCGCTCGACGATCCCGTCCGGAAGTACATCCCCGAGCTGCCCGACTACGGCACGCCGCTCACCATCCGCCACATGCTCACCCACACGAGCGGCCTCAGGGACTGGGGCAGCCTCGCCGGCATCGCCGGGTGGCCCCGCACGACCCGGGTCCACACGCACGCGCACGTGCTCGAGATCGTGGGACGACAGAAGGCGACCAACTTCGTGCCCGGCACGCACTGGTCCTACAGCAACACGGGCTACAACCTGGCCGCCATCCTCGTGGGCCGCGTGTCCGGGCAGTCGTTCGCGGACTTCACCAAGGCGCGCCTGTTCGACCCGCTGGGCATGACGAAGACCTCGTGGCGCGACGATCACACGCGCATCGTCAAGGGCCGCGCCATCGGCTACGACGAGACCGACGGGGTCTTCCACACCGACATGCCGTTCGAGACCGTCCACGGCAACGGCGGCCTGCTCACGACGGTGGGCGATCTCCTGCGCTGGACGGAGCACCTCCAGCATCCGGCGTCGGGCGACGCGGCGGCCGTGGCCGCCATGCAGACGCCCACGGCGTTCAGCGACGGGACCGGACACGGCTACGGTCTGGGCCTCATGCTCGACACGCGGCGGGGCGTGCGGCAGATCGACCACAGCGGCTCGACGGCCGGCTATCTCGCGCACCTGGTCCGCTATCCGGACCAGGGCGTGGCCGTGGCCGTCCTCTGCAACGTGGACTCGGCGGCGGCCACCCAGAAGGCGTACGAGGTCGCGGATGTGTACCTGGCGCGGAAGACCACGCTCGCGCCGCCGATCACCGCGCGCTACACGCTGACCGCGCAGGACGTCGGGACGATCGAGGGGCTGTACCGTTCGCGTCTCGACGGCCGGCCGGTGGCGATCGTCAGGGACGGCGCCTCGGTGCGCATCGAACGCGGCCCGGTCCTGCACGCGCAGTCGGCCACGCGGTTCCAGACGGCATCGGGGCAGACGTGGACGTTCGACGGCCACGGCCACGTCCGGTCGAGCGACCGGTACGACGTGGTGGACTACGACCGGGTCCCGCCCGCCGCGCCGTCGGCCGCGGCGCTCGCGGCGTTGGCCGGACGATACACGAGCGACGAGATCGAGACGACCCTCGGCGTGGTGGTCGAGGGCGGGACGCTCGTCGTGACCCGTCGCCCCGACACCCGTCTGCCGCTGACGCCGGCGTACGCCGATGCCTTCACGGCGCCAGGGCTCGGCCTCGTGATCGTCCGGCGAGACGCCGCGGGTGCGGTCACGGCGCTGAGCGTGGTCCAGGACCGCGTCTGGGACCTGCGCTTCGAGCGCCAGCCGGCCGGCGCGGACCCGTCACGCTGA
- a CDS encoding CHAT domain-containing tetratricopeptide repeat protein translates to MSSALTAVVLAAFITQAPAAEPPTAVFDAAEALAATGDLRGAAEAYRRLLDDPAADRARVLYRLAGLERRLGRPDAAETAAVEAAGLLDRRNDPSNASEALNLAGMAATDAGRYQAAAARFDAAIARSAASGAWARHAEQIGNLGTVHFLTGRYDEAARAFERAGALAVEHVGEPWAAGRTAVVRANQAALLQRLGRYTDALAIYRAMVGPGLALGPAQYGQVLVNEGALFRRLGDPYKALDAYAAARARFAAGHDAGSEAAVLTNRGIALALDLGRLDEAADAFGEALAVATAAGNRREALLARLYRGEAHRRAGRLDDAAGDFDDAAALAAALDAREEIWKAGYGRGRVLLAQGRQAEAVAAFDDAMDVVDGIRERLAVPSTRAEFFQDKREVFDARIAAGLATDGAAATFALVERSRARAWRERLALPAVTLAAVQARLADGTVVLAYWTSPLGSAVVRVTATGAAVTRLDLPADDVRALDAAVRRPGDDRWRAPAAALGHALLPAGAIDGAERVVVVPDGALGIVPFDALLVDGRPLVERVAVSTVPTAGVLLAAAPAPAGPALPWTPYLAAFGDPLPGADAWAAAEAPRLAGSADEVRSLDAALGGAHRVFLGEANRKAALTAALEERPRVLHLATHAVADLAVGERSRLVFSPATAGGPADSLFLREVYGLPLEGVDLAVLSACDTERGPEVRGEGVQGFSRALLAAGARRAITTLWRVPDQPTAAVMRAFYRGVHAGQPIDRALADAKRQIASQPALTHPHYWAAFVLTGPAGPAPPALRWRDGAGWLFVAVGLTGVLAAAAALWRRRSA, encoded by the coding sequence ATGTCGTCGGCGCTCACCGCGGTCGTACTCGCGGCCTTCATCACGCAAGCCCCGGCGGCCGAGCCGCCCACCGCGGTATTCGACGCGGCAGAGGCGCTGGCGGCGACGGGCGATCTGCGGGGCGCGGCCGAGGCGTACCGGCGCCTCCTCGACGATCCCGCGGCCGATCGCGCACGGGTGCTGTACCGGCTGGCCGGCCTCGAGCGACGCCTCGGGCGTCCCGACGCGGCCGAGACGGCGGCCGTCGAGGCGGCCGGCCTGCTCGACAGGCGCAACGACCCGTCCAACGCGTCCGAGGCCCTCAACCTGGCCGGCATGGCGGCCACCGATGCGGGACGCTACCAGGCCGCGGCCGCGCGCTTCGACGCCGCGATCGCGCGGTCGGCCGCGTCGGGCGCCTGGGCCCGCCACGCCGAACAGATCGGCAACCTCGGCACCGTGCACTTCCTGACGGGACGCTATGACGAGGCCGCGCGCGCCTTCGAGCGGGCCGGCGCCCTGGCCGTCGAGCACGTCGGCGAGCCCTGGGCCGCCGGACGCACGGCGGTCGTCCGCGCGAACCAGGCCGCGCTCCTCCAGCGCCTGGGCCGCTACACCGACGCGCTCGCGATCTACCGCGCGATGGTGGGGCCGGGGCTGGCGCTCGGGCCTGCGCAGTACGGGCAGGTGCTGGTGAACGAAGGCGCGCTCTTCCGGCGGCTGGGGGATCCCTACAAGGCGCTCGACGCGTACGCCGCCGCCCGCGCGCGCTTCGCGGCCGGTCACGACGCCGGGAGCGAGGCGGCCGTGCTCACCAATCGCGGCATCGCCCTCGCGCTCGACCTCGGGCGGCTCGACGAGGCCGCGGACGCATTCGGCGAGGCGCTCGCCGTGGCCACCGCGGCCGGCAACCGCCGCGAGGCGCTCCTGGCGCGCCTTTACCGGGGCGAGGCCCATCGGCGAGCGGGACGGCTCGACGACGCCGCCGGCGACTTCGACGACGCGGCGGCCCTGGCGGCGGCCCTCGACGCGCGCGAGGAGATCTGGAAGGCCGGCTACGGCCGCGGGCGGGTCCTCCTCGCCCAGGGGCGACAGGCCGAGGCCGTCGCGGCCTTCGACGACGCGATGGACGTCGTCGACGGCATCCGCGAACGGCTGGCCGTGCCGTCGACGCGCGCGGAGTTCTTCCAGGACAAACGCGAGGTGTTCGACGCGCGCATCGCGGCGGGCCTGGCGACCGACGGCGCCGCCGCGACTTTCGCGCTCGTGGAGCGCAGCCGGGCGCGCGCGTGGCGCGAACGCCTGGCGCTGCCCGCCGTGACGCTGGCGGCGGTCCAGGCGCGGCTCGCGGACGGCACCGTCGTGCTCGCGTACTGGACGAGCCCCCTCGGCAGCGCCGTCGTGCGGGTGACCGCGACCGGCGCCGCCGTGACGCGCCTCGACCTCCCCGCCGACGACGTCCGCGCGCTGGACGCGGCGGTGCGGCGACCGGGCGACGACCGATGGCGGGCGCCGGCCGCGGCGCTGGGCCACGCCCTGCTGCCGGCGGGCGCCATCGACGGCGCCGAGCGGGTCGTGGTGGTGCCGGACGGCGCGCTCGGCATCGTGCCGTTCGACGCCCTCCTCGTGGACGGCCGTCCCCTGGTGGAACGTGTCGCCGTCAGCACCGTGCCGACGGCCGGCGTCCTGCTCGCGGCGGCACCCGCGCCCGCCGGCCCGGCGCTGCCGTGGACCCCGTACCTTGCCGCGTTCGGCGACCCGCTGCCGGGCGCCGATGCCTGGGCCGCGGCCGAGGCGCCCCGGCTGGCGGGCAGCGCCGACGAGGTGCGCAGCCTCGACGCCGCGCTCGGCGGGGCCCACCGCGTGTTCCTGGGCGAGGCCAACCGCAAGGCCGCATTGACGGCGGCGCTCGAGGAGCGGCCGCGCGTGCTGCACCTGGCGACGCACGCCGTGGCGGATCTCGCCGTCGGGGAACGATCGCGCCTCGTCTTCTCGCCCGCCACCGCCGGCGGCCCGGCGGACTCCCTGTTCCTGCGCGAGGTGTACGGGCTGCCGCTCGAAGGCGTCGATCTGGCCGTCCTCAGCGCGTGCGACACCGAACGGGGGCCCGAGGTCCGCGGCGAGGGCGTCCAGGGGTTCTCGCGCGCCCTGCTCGCGGCCGGCGCGCGGCGCGCGATCACCACGTTGTGGCGGGTACCCGACCAGCCCACGGCCGCGGTGATGCGCGCCTTCTACCGCGGCGTGCACGCCGGGCAGCCCATCGATCGGGCCCTGGCGGACGCCAAGCGCCAGATCGCCAGCCAGCCGGCGCTGACGCACCCGCACTATTGGGCGGCGTTCGTCCTCACCGGGCCCGCCGGCCCGGCCCCGCCGGCGCTCCGGTGGCGGGACGGGGCCGGATGGCTCTTCGTGGCGGTCGGACTCACCGGCGTGCTCGCGGCCGCGGCCGCACTCTGGCGACGGCGATCAGCGTGA
- a CDS encoding RNA polymerase sigma factor has product MGHEASTDEEILAAIARAAPEGRRALADELFGRHYERVGRWCFRLTGNRERAADVAQNVFIKAYRHLDDFRGTARFTTWLYAIARHECFAELRRHGRQAADSDDEVLADVPTPEPDPEARALSASAGHFAHRVLLETLDETERAAFVLHYGDDLPLDAVTRALGLSNASGAKAYIVSAKRKLARAVTRITARGGRL; this is encoded by the coding sequence ATGGGGCACGAGGCCAGCACCGACGAGGAGATCCTCGCCGCGATTGCCCGTGCGGCCCCCGAGGGCCGGCGGGCGCTGGCCGACGAGCTCTTCGGACGCCACTACGAGCGCGTCGGCCGCTGGTGCTTCCGGCTCACCGGCAACCGCGAACGGGCGGCCGACGTGGCCCAGAACGTCTTCATCAAGGCGTACCGCCACCTCGACGACTTCCGCGGCACGGCCCGCTTCACGACCTGGCTCTACGCGATCGCGCGCCACGAGTGCTTCGCCGAACTGCGGCGGCACGGGCGCCAGGCGGCGGACAGCGATGACGAGGTGCTGGCCGACGTGCCGACGCCCGAGCCCGATCCCGAAGCCCGCGCCCTGTCGGCGAGCGCCGGACACTTCGCCCACCGCGTCCTGCTCGAGACCCTCGACGAGACCGAGCGGGCCGCCTTCGTCCTGCACTACGGCGACGATCTCCCGCTCGACGCCGTCACGCGCGCGCTGGGCCTGTCCAACGCCAGCGGCGCCAAGGCCTACATCGTGAGCGCCAAGCGCAAGCTCGCGCGCGCGGTCACCCGGATCACCGCACGTGGAGGACGACTGTGA
- a CDS encoding IPT/TIG domain-containing protein, translated as MQHWWTVGRVGRRVLAGVSCWLWAASAASAQPVELRIPDEVVSPGGVLQAKLEVTEPRPIQTGGGGMSFDGYADFLGLAVQSASGDAAAVGVMRGSTLRLRILSPTSGLGSLPDYPILATTLRVPQAPKATAVLDMSNATLTGPGGVALATLVKPGIVTVAPGAFIENVSPGSATVPAGGAIHITGSGFDSANTKVKFKSAAVTIDSITSTVIVVRPDRAVNMHGEEIQVEIPATGQKLSYYAYQRTVPYYQSRHPLIGAVEPAFPRRVWTAARVSFAAPTPNDAYGVTLQNENDTPSQVSLSLVTPTSAIGPLPFLLPSNARVVVSLSEIFGGACGGGCAVRVSASVPIHVLGLAGDLAGDAVQPVLPGPDVVTVLDLTPALNAATFRTGELLHLTGQLTPGVAPAAADAYVVLQTPTGELWSLTPSGLVRGIAPRYAGLVVAASSVLDLVQTPLPPGVAPGRYQWLTALTAPGTLSLLSPIRAVAFDVLP; from the coding sequence ATGCAGCACTGGTGGACGGTGGGGCGCGTCGGGCGCCGTGTGTTGGCGGGGGTGTCGTGCTGGCTGTGGGCGGCGTCCGCCGCCTCCGCCCAGCCCGTCGAGCTGCGTATTCCGGACGAAGTGGTGTCGCCGGGCGGCGTGCTGCAGGCCAAGCTCGAAGTGACCGAGCCCCGGCCGATTCAGACCGGCGGCGGCGGGATGTCGTTCGACGGCTACGCCGACTTCCTCGGGCTGGCCGTCCAGAGCGCGTCGGGCGACGCGGCCGCCGTCGGCGTGATGCGCGGGTCCACGCTCCGTCTCCGCATCCTGTCACCCACGAGCGGGCTGGGCAGCCTGCCCGACTATCCGATCCTGGCGACCACGCTGCGCGTGCCCCAGGCGCCCAAGGCGACCGCCGTCCTCGACATGAGCAACGCCACGCTGACGGGGCCCGGCGGCGTGGCGCTGGCCACGCTGGTCAAGCCTGGCATCGTCACCGTCGCCCCCGGCGCGTTCATCGAGAACGTCTCGCCCGGGAGCGCGACGGTGCCCGCGGGCGGCGCCATCCACATCACCGGCAGCGGCTTCGACAGCGCGAACACGAAGGTGAAGTTCAAGAGCGCCGCGGTCACGATCGACAGCATCACCTCGACCGTCATCGTCGTCCGGCCCGACCGCGCCGTGAACATGCACGGCGAGGAAATCCAGGTGGAGATCCCCGCCACGGGCCAGAAGCTGAGCTACTACGCGTACCAGCGCACCGTGCCGTACTACCAGAGCCGGCACCCGCTCATCGGCGCCGTGGAACCGGCCTTCCCCCGGCGGGTCTGGACGGCCGCGCGCGTGAGCTTCGCCGCGCCCACGCCGAACGACGCCTACGGCGTGACGCTGCAGAACGAGAACGACACGCCGAGTCAGGTGTCCCTCAGCCTCGTGACGCCCACCTCGGCCATCGGGCCGCTGCCCTTCCTGCTGCCGTCCAACGCGCGCGTCGTGGTCAGCCTGTCCGAGATCTTCGGCGGCGCCTGCGGCGGCGGCTGCGCGGTGCGCGTGTCGGCCAGCGTTCCCATCCACGTGCTGGGACTCGCCGGCGACCTCGCCGGCGACGCCGTGCAGCCGGTGCTGCCGGGGCCCGACGTCGTCACGGTACTGGACCTCACGCCCGCGCTCAACGCGGCGACGTTCCGGACCGGAGAGCTCCTGCACCTGACGGGCCAGCTCACGCCGGGCGTGGCGCCGGCGGCCGCGGACGCCTACGTCGTCCTGCAGACGCCGACGGGCGAGCTCTGGTCGCTGACGCCGTCGGGCCTCGTGCGCGGCATCGCGCCGCGCTACGCGGGCCTCGTCGTCGCGGCCTCGTCGGTCCTGGATCTCGTGCAGACCCCGCTGCCGCCGGGCGTCGCGCCCGGCCGCTACCAGTGGCTCACGGCGCTGACCGCGCCCGGGACGCTGTCGTTGCTGTCCCCGATCCGCGCCGTCGCCTTCGACGTCCTGCCCTGA
- a CDS encoding DUF305 domain-containing protein: protein MTRVVTLLLLGLAAAACRSAGPAGAPIVQPGAPGQANRVITERAATDLSKVQATEADIKFMQGMIGHHAQALEMTALIPDRTARPEMKLLGQRISISQADEIEMMKTWLRRRGQEIPSEHAHHMPGGMMPGMLTDEQMAELAAAKGEKFDELFLTGMIQHHEGALTMVDELFKTPGAGQEGDINAFAADVDSDQRMEINRMRALLGRPSGPGAL from the coding sequence ATGACTCGTGTCGTGACGTTGCTGCTCCTCGGCCTGGCGGCCGCCGCCTGCCGGTCGGCCGGCCCCGCCGGCGCCCCGATCGTCCAGCCGGGCGCGCCCGGTCAGGCCAACCGCGTCATCACCGAGCGGGCGGCCACGGACCTCTCCAAGGTGCAGGCCACCGAGGCCGACATCAAGTTCATGCAGGGCATGATCGGGCACCACGCGCAGGCCCTCGAGATGACAGCGCTCATCCCCGATCGCACGGCGCGGCCGGAGATGAAGCTGCTCGGCCAGCGCATCTCCATCTCGCAGGCCGACGAGATCGAGATGATGAAGACGTGGCTGCGCCGGCGCGGACAGGAGATCCCGTCCGAGCACGCCCATCACATGCCGGGCGGCATGATGCCGGGCATGCTGACCGACGAGCAGATGGCCGAGCTCGCCGCCGCGAAGGGCGAGAAGTTCGACGAGCTCTTCCTCACCGGCATGATCCAGCACCACGAAGGCGCGCTCACCATGGTGGACGAGCTCTTCAAGACGCCCGGCGCCGGCCAGGAGGGCGACATCAACGCCTTCGCCGCCGACGTGGATTCCGACCAGCGCATGGAGATCAACCGCATGCGCGCCCTGCTCGGCCGGCCCTCCGGTCCGGGCGCTCTGTGA
- a CDS encoding alpha/beta hydrolase → MSELPALATADGLRLYARRAGDGAAQVVLPNGTYYLDDLAPLWISRPAVAYDLRNRGASETVTAPDRLDRGVLADVDDLERVRTTLQVDAMALVAHSYVAEVAVRYAMAHPSRVTRLVMLGPSGYGVGHATPPPPDATAVQVFQRLGALQATALSDAEARCRAFWEVLAPLYVVEPVHAPRVASWGRCDLPNERVFPAYWTAHVEPSLTRLAATPEDLARVRCPVLVVHGDRDRSAPYAAGRTWAARLPDARLLTVAGTAHAPWLEAPDLVLPALGRFLDGAWPDGAARVAGEA, encoded by the coding sequence ATGTCCGAGCTTCCTGCACTGGCCACTGCCGACGGCCTGCGCCTGTACGCGCGGCGCGCCGGTGACGGCGCGGCCCAGGTGGTGCTGCCCAACGGCACGTACTATCTCGACGACCTCGCGCCGCTGTGGATCAGCCGGCCGGCGGTCGCCTACGACCTGCGCAATCGCGGCGCCTCCGAGACGGTGACGGCGCCCGACCGCCTCGACCGGGGCGTGCTGGCCGACGTCGACGATCTCGAGCGCGTGCGTACGACCCTCCAGGTCGATGCCATGGCGCTCGTCGCGCACTCATACGTGGCGGAGGTGGCCGTCCGCTACGCGATGGCCCATCCGTCGCGCGTCACGCGCCTCGTCATGCTCGGTCCGTCGGGCTACGGCGTGGGTCACGCGACGCCGCCCCCGCCCGACGCGACGGCGGTGCAGGTCTTCCAGCGCCTGGGTGCCCTCCAGGCGACGGCACTCTCCGACGCCGAGGCGCGGTGCCGGGCGTTCTGGGAGGTGCTGGCGCCGCTCTACGTCGTCGAGCCGGTGCACGCGCCGAGGGTGGCGTCCTGGGGCCGATGCGACCTGCCCAACGAGCGCGTGTTCCCGGCCTACTGGACGGCTCACGTCGAGCCGTCGCTCACCCGCCTGGCCGCCACGCCCGAGGATCTCGCCCGTGTGCGCTGCCCGGTCCTCGTCGTCCACGGCGACCGCGACCGGTCCGCGCCGTACGCCGCTGGCCGAACCTGGGCGGCGCGTCTCCCGGACGCGCGGCTCCTGACGGTGGCCGGCACGGCGCACGCGCCCTGGCTCGAGGCCCCGGACCTGGTGCTGCCAGCGCTGGGCCGCTTCCTCGACGGCGCCTGGCCCGACGGGGCCGCGCGCGTGGCCGGCGAGGCCTGA
- a CDS encoding protein kinase — MTCPRCGRAADESATTCPACQAPLVSPRSTDHERTDAGLAAVFEPETTIGAGRRARSAPPPATDDEETRASGGTGPRPGVTTATQASGVLVGQNLGSRYRILALLGAGGMGAVYKAWDEELGVAVALKTVRPELAADPESARMLERRFKQELLLARQVTHKHIVRVHDIGEVDGVKYITMSFVEGEDLASILKREGRLPVPRVMRVARSVLSGLAAAHEAGVVHRDLKPANIMVDAEGDGLVMDFGVARSVLGPSGASPEGGGVTALSAATAHTMAQTMAGSVVGTVEYMAPEQARAEAVDQRADIYAFGLILYDLLLGRTRARHLDSAFAELQQRMREAPAALRTSDASIPVALERLVMRCVEPDAARRFATSRELESALAALDDNGVPLPLVRRITWKVGVAAALGVVALVGATAWLARGPAPPVEHEPVSILIADIANQTGDAAFDGTLEPMLKLALEGASFISAYDRNGIRRSLGVVPPERIDLTAGREIAVKEGVGVVLAGTLARAGSGYTVTLDAIESVTGKVLATSTASPSARDGVVSAATAAANEVRAALGDDTSDSAQRFATDTLSATSLDVVREYADAMESLSNSQFDDARAAFERATSLDPNFGLAYAGMAIASANMGQPQEAGAYVKEAMRHVDRMTERERFRTRGLFYYLTNDYENCVKEYGDLLARYEADAAARNNLALCSTKLRNMTRARDEMQRVVEILPKRSLYRVNAALYSIYASDFAAGEQAALRARELNDPWAEQALALAKLGQGDLDAAAAAYQRLASVAGAGPSYTASGLADIDLYRGRFADAARRFAEGAAADRQAGDGDRAAAKLAGLAATELARGQRRAAKAAADRALAAAASVQIRFLVGRVYAEVGATAEAAALAKALRNELQAEPHAYGLILDGMIARGAGETREAVQRLTEATAALDTWIGRFELGRAYLDAGAFAQADSEFDRCLKRSGEALSLFLDEEPTAGVLPPVFYYIGRAREGVGTAGFADSYRRYLAIRADAVDDPLAADIKARLSGDSR; from the coding sequence ATGACCTGCCCCCGGTGCGGCCGCGCCGCCGACGAGTCCGCCACCACCTGTCCGGCCTGCCAGGCGCCGCTCGTCTCCCCCCGGTCCACCGACCACGAGCGGACCGACGCCGGGCTCGCCGCGGTCTTCGAGCCCGAGACGACGATCGGGGCCGGCCGCCGCGCCCGGAGTGCGCCGCCGCCCGCCACCGACGACGAAGAGACGCGCGCCAGCGGCGGCACCGGCCCGCGCCCGGGCGTGACGACCGCCACCCAGGCGTCGGGCGTCCTGGTCGGACAGAACCTCGGCTCGCGCTACCGCATCCTGGCGCTGCTCGGCGCCGGCGGGATGGGCGCCGTATACAAGGCCTGGGACGAGGAACTGGGCGTCGCCGTCGCGCTCAAGACCGTGCGTCCGGAACTGGCGGCCGACCCCGAGTCGGCGCGCATGCTGGAGCGGCGGTTCAAGCAGGAACTGCTCCTGGCCCGCCAGGTCACGCACAAGCACATCGTCCGGGTGCATGACATCGGCGAAGTGGACGGCGTGAAGTACATCACGATGTCCTTCGTCGAGGGCGAGGACCTCGCGTCGATCCTCAAGCGCGAGGGCCGCCTGCCGGTGCCGCGCGTGATGCGCGTGGCGCGCAGCGTCCTCTCGGGCCTGGCCGCCGCGCACGAGGCCGGCGTCGTGCACCGCGACCTGAAGCCCGCCAACATCATGGTGGACGCCGAGGGCGACGGGCTCGTGATGGACTTCGGCGTCGCGCGGTCCGTGCTCGGCCCGTCCGGTGCGAGCCCCGAAGGCGGCGGCGTGACCGCGCTCTCGGCCGCCACCGCGCACACGATGGCGCAGACCATGGCGGGGTCGGTGGTCGGCACGGTCGAGTACATGGCGCCGGAACAGGCGCGCGCCGAGGCCGTGGACCAGCGCGCCGACATCTACGCGTTCGGTCTCATCCTGTACGACCTCCTCCTGGGTCGGACCCGCGCCAGGCACCTCGACAGCGCCTTCGCCGAGCTCCAGCAGCGGATGCGGGAGGCACCGGCCGCCCTGCGCACCAGCGACGCCTCGATTCCCGTCGCGCTCGAGCGGCTCGTGATGCGGTGCGTCGAGCCGGATGCCGCCCGGCGCTTCGCGACGTCCCGCGAGCTGGAGTCCGCGCTCGCCGCGCTCGACGACAACGGCGTGCCGCTGCCGCTCGTGCGCCGCATCACCTGGAAGGTGGGCGTGGCGGCCGCCCTCGGCGTGGTGGCCCTCGTCGGGGCTACGGCCTGGCTGGCCCGCGGGCCCGCCCCTCCGGTCGAACACGAGCCGGTGTCCATCCTGATTGCCGACATCGCCAACCAGACCGGCGACGCGGCCTTCGACGGCACCCTCGAGCCGATGTTGAAGCTGGCGCTCGAGGGCGCGAGCTTCATCAGCGCGTACGACCGGAACGGCATCCGGCGCAGCCTGGGCGTGGTGCCGCCCGAACGGATCGACCTGACGGCCGGTCGCGAGATCGCGGTGAAGGAAGGGGTGGGCGTCGTGCTCGCGGGCACCCTCGCCCGGGCCGGGTCCGGCTACACCGTGACGCTCGACGCCATCGAGAGCGTGACCGGCAAGGTGCTCGCCACGTCCACGGCGAGCCCGTCGGCCAGGGACGGGGTCGTGTCGGCCGCCACGGCGGCGGCCAACGAGGTCCGGGCCGCCCTGGGAGACGACACGTCGGACTCGGCACAGCGCTTCGCCACCGACACCCTGTCGGCCACGTCGCTCGACGTCGTCCGGGAGTACGCCGACGCGATGGAGTCGCTCTCGAACAGCCAGTTCGACGACGCCCGCGCGGCGTTCGAGCGCGCGACCTCGCTCGACCCGAACTTCGGCCTCGCCTACGCCGGCATGGCCATCGCGTCGGCCAACATGGGCCAGCCGCAGGAGGCGGGGGCCTACGTGAAGGAGGCCATGCGGCACGTGGACCGCATGACCGAGCGTGAACGCTTCCGCACGCGGGGCCTCTTCTACTACCTGACGAACGACTACGAGAACTGCGTCAAGGAGTACGGCGACCTGCTGGCCCGGTACGAGGCCGACGCCGCGGCCCGCAACAACCTCGCGCTGTGCTCCACGAAGCTCCGCAACATGACCCGCGCCCGCGACGAGATGCAGCGCGTCGTCGAGATCCTGCCCAAGCGCTCCCTCTACCGGGTGAACGCCGCGCTGTACTCGATTTACGCGAGCGACTTCGCGGCGGGCGAACAGGCCGCGCTGAGGGCCCGCGAGCTGAACGATCCGTGGGCCGAGCAGGCGCTGGCGCTGGCGAAGCTCGGGCAGGGCGACCTGGACGCGGCCGCCGCGGCCTACCAGCGGCTGGCCTCGGTGGCCGGCGCCGGGCCGTCGTACACGGCCTCGGGGCTGGCGGACATCGATCTGTATCGTGGGCGCTTCGCCGACGCGGCCCGGCGCTTCGCCGAGGGCGCCGCCGCCGACAGGCAGGCGGGGGATGGCGATCGGGCGGCCGCGAAGCTGGCGGGGCTCGCCGCCACCGAGCTGGCGCGGGGGCAACGGCGCGCCGCGAAGGCGGCGGCCGACCGTGCCCTGGCGGCGGCCGCGAGCGTCCAGATCCGGTTCCTGGTGGGCCGCGTGTACGCCGAGGTCGGCGCCACGGCCGAGGCGGCCGCCCTCGCCAAGGCGCTCCGCAACGAGCTGCAGGCCGAGCCGCACGCCTACGGCCTCATCCTCGATGGCATGATCGCGCGCGGCGCCGGCGAGACCCGCGAGGCCGTCCAGCGGCTCACGGAGGCCACGGCCGCGCTCGACACGTGGATCGGGCGCTTCGAACTGGGCCGCGCCTACCTCGACGCGGGCGCGTTCGCGCAGGCCGACTCGGAATTCGATCGCTGCCTGAAGCGCAGCGGGGAAGCGCTGTCGCTGTTCCTGGACGAGGAGCCGACGGCGGGCGTGCTGCCGCCGGTCTTCTACTACATCGGCCGCGCACGCGAGGGTGTCGGCACGGCCGGCTTCGCCGACTCCTACCGGCGCTACCTGGCCATTCGGGCCGATGCCGTCGACGATCCCCTCGCCGCCGACATCAAGGCCCGGCTGTCCGGCGATTCGCGCTAG